TCCTACAACCCCGGAGGGTGAACCCTCCGGTTTGGGCTGATCCGTGTTCGCTCGCCGCTACTGACGGAATCGATGTCTCTTTCTCTTCCTCTGGGTACTGAGATGTTTCAGTTCCCCAGGTTCCCTCCCACTTGCGTGGGTCCCCCTTGCGGGGTGGGTTTCCCCATTCGGAAATCCCCGAGTCAACGCCTCTCTCCGGCTCGTCGGGGCTTATCGCAGGTAAGCGCGTCCTTCATCGGCTCCAGTGCCAGGGCATCCACCGTGGACCCTTGCTATCTTGACCCTTCCTCTTCACACACCCAGGCTCCGCAGAACCTGGGCGTGAACAACGCTATTTCTCGCACACCTCTTCGCTTGTCATGCTCCGCGCCTCAACTGAGGCTCAGAAAAGATACAGGCCAAGTTCAGAGCTGTCAACTCCCCCTCGACCCGTAGGTGAAGAGGCGTGGTGAGCGGCCTTACCGTCACCCGGACCTCATGGCAGGCGGGCATCATCGGCGCTGATGAGGTCCCTTCGCCCACGCGCCCTGCTGGCCGCCGCCCTTCTCTCCGCCCTCACCGCGTGCTCGGGAGCCGGGGGACTGGCGGTGGAGCGCGTGGAGGCTGGAGGGCGGCTATACACGGTGGCAGTGGTGGACCTGCGGCGGGACACGTTGCGGCTGCACTGGAAGGACCCGGCGACGGGGGAGCCTTACCGCACCCTCCGGGCCGTGCGGGAGCGAATGGGCCGGACTGGACAGAACGTCGGGTTCGCCACGAACAGCGGTATCTACGCGCCGGGACCGAGACCGCTCGGACTGCATGTAGAGAATGGGCGGACGCTGGTGAACGTGAACAACGCGCGTTCGGGGGGCAATTTCGCGCTGCTGCCCAACGGCGTCTTCTGGGTGAAGGGCGAGCGGGCGGGCGTGACGGAGACGCAGGCCTACCGCCGCCTGAACGTGGCCCCGACCTACGCCACGCAGTCCGGGCCGCTGCTCGTGCAGGGGGGTCGCCTGCACCCGGCCTTCAACCGAGGCGGGACGAGCTTCAAGGTGCGGAGCGGCGTGGGCGTGTGCCGGGACGGGCAGGTGCGCTTCGTGGTGAGCGCCGGGCCGGTCAACTTCTACACCTTCGCGGTGTTCTTCCGGGACACGCTGGGTTGCCCGGACGCCCTCTACCTCGACGGCAGCATCAGCGCCTACGCGACGCCGGGAACCGACACGCAGTTCGCGGATTTCGCGGGCATCTGGACGGTGAGCCGCTAACGGGGTGGGTCGCCGGTCGTCAGGTTCCAGTCGCCAGAAGAACAGGGGCAAGAGAAGGAGGCCATCCCCGGTGGAACGGCCCCCTCATTCCTCATTGCTCGGCACTCGTCACCTGCTCCTATGGACGAACTGTCAAATTCACCACGCTCAGCGGCTCGGCCTGCGGGTCGTTCAGCGGGCGGACCTCGTAGGTGACGCGCCCCACGCCGGGGCGGCTCTGGTAGCTCCAGCCGCAGGAGGGGTCAAGGCGAATGGTCCTGGTGCCGACGACGCGGGAGCCGCGCCGGATCGTGACCTGGTAGCCCTGGCCCTGACCCTCGCCACCGAAGCGGAAGGGCTGAGTGACCGTCTGGCCGTCGCCGATGCTGAGGGTGTAGTCGCGGGTGCAGGCAACGGTGCTGTCCGCCGCGTTGAAGGCCTGCACCGTGACCTCCACGCGGGCGAGTTCGGGAGTACCCGCCCCGTAGAGCGTGTAGGCGTGGGGACCCTCGCCGGGGCTGGGCACCGCCAGGCTCCAGGTGCCGTCGGTGCCCACGGGTACACTGCCGAGGCTGGTGTCGTCCTCCAGCACCTGCACGATCTGGCCGGGAACGCCCGTGCCGCGCAGGGTGAAGCCCCCGGCGGGCAGGGTCGCCCCCGAGGTGGGGTCGCTGATGGTGTAGTCGTCGCTGGCGGAGGCACCGGACGCTGTGCCCGCGTCGGTGCCTCCCGAAGCGGTGCCGCCCGTCGTGTCCCCCACCGCCGCACCCTCCCCGCCCGCGCCGCCGGCGTTCGTGCCACTTCCCTCCGCACCCACGTTGACGTTGACCTCGCCGCTGGTCGCCCCATTTCCGCCGCGCACCTCGTAGGTCTGCTCGCCCGGCGCGGGGGCGGGGACGGTGGCCTGCCAGGTGCCGTCGTCCCCGACCTGCGTCGTGGCGACCTCCTGACCATCACTTCGAATGGAGAGGGTGTCGCCCGGCGTCCCCTGCCCGGTCATGGTGAACGCGGCGGCGGGGACGCTCGCCCCGGCGGCGGGCGTGGTGACGGTGAGGCCGCCGGCCTCCCCTCCGGCCCCGGTCCCAGTCCCGGCGACGGTGGGCGTGGACGGACGCTGGGTCAGCAGGTAGCAGCCCCCCAGCAGCAGGAGCAGCAACGGCACCCACCACCAGCCCACGCGCCGCCGCCCGTCCGAGGTGGGCGGCGGAGGAGTCGGGGCGGCCTGGACAGGTGTCGTGCCCGGCGCGGTGCGGGCGACGAGCCGTTCCCCGGCGGGGGTGGCCGTCGTCGGGATGGTGACGGTGGGCGCGTCGGCCCTGAGCAGCGGCGCGAGGCTGGACATCCCCGCCGGGAGCAGGCCCGGAAGTTGCCCCTCCAGGTTTCCCAGCAGCGAACTGAAGCCGGACGCGTTCAGGCCCGCCGAGCGGGCGCGGCCCACGACCAGCCCCAGCACGAGCGGCGTGAGGAGGGCGAGCAGCCGCCCGGTGTTCTCCCCCGAACCGCCGATGGCCGATCCCAGGCGGCCCCGCACCCGGTCCGCGTCGCCGAAGAGGGTGCCCAGCAACCCCCGGCCCTGCCCCTCGATCTGCGCGACGCGGGCGGGATCGTCGAGCAGGTGGGGGTTGAGTTCGCCGTTCGGCTCGGCCAGCCGCTCGAAGTCGCGCGTACGGTCGAGGAAGGTGCCCGCTCCCGCCTCAGTGCGGCCCCTCTGGACGAGGCCGCCGAGAATGACGGGCAGCGCGGCCTGCGTGGCGCGGGTGGCCGAGGCACCGCTGAACCCCGCCAGCGTGCCGAGGCGGGTGGCGGTGGTGCCGCCCAACTGCGAGCGCAGAACCTCGACCAGCGCCGGGGCGGTGAGTCCGGCGGCGGCTCCGGTGGTGGCTCCGGTGGCAGGCGTGGGGCCAGGAGTCACGGTGGGCGGAGTGACCTCCGGTGGCGTGATCGTCGGCGGAACGATGGTCGGTTGGGAGGTCACGACGATGGTCTCGATGGGAGCTTTCCCCGCTCCCGCTGTCAGATTCCCGAGGTCCCCGGCCCCCACGCCGCGCTGACGCAGGAAGCTCAGGAGCAGGGGGAGAGCCATGTCGAGGAGGTTCTGTATGGCGGCGGGAGAGGAAGTGCCCGCCACCTCCCGCGCGATGGTTCCCGCGCGCTCCCCCAGCAGGGCGGGGCCGAGAAGCCCTCCGGCCTGTTGCAGGGTGTCCGCCCCTCCGGGTTCACCCAGCGCCGCCCCCACGCCCCCGAAGGCGGGCAGGCTTTCCATCGCCTCGGTGAGTTGCTCCCGTCCCCCCGGCGTGCGGGCATGGTCGGCGAGGGCGGCGAGTTGGCGGGGCAAGCCCTCGCGCAGGGCGCGTTCGGCCTCGGCCCCGCTCAGGCCCGCCGCACGCCCCAGCCGCTCGGCGTCGGCGGGACCAAAGTACGTTTGCAGCAGCTCGGTGACGTTCATTCCTCACTCCTCACGGGAAGGCGGCGTTCAGTCCGTCCCACTCCAACGAATCCCGCGCCGCACCGGGACCTCATCTGTGGACACCTTAACGCGCCGGGGGGCCGAAATGTGAGGAAGTTCAGGTGAGCGGCACGATGGATTTCCTGCGGAGGTCGCAGAACCCCATGCTCTCGCCCTCGGCCTTCTGCATCCTCAGCATCCACCCTCGCAGGAGGTCTAATGGACTGACATGACCTTCTTCTCCCCTCCCCCCTTCCTCCCACGCCGCCTCCTGATCACCAGGACGCCGGAGCAGTCGGCAGCGCCCTGCGCGATTTTCTCCCCGACGATTCCACCGTCCTGCGCCTGATCGACGTGCGGGACCTCGGGGACGCGCGACCCGGCGAGGAACTCGTAACCGCCGACCTGACAAGCTCCACTGAGATGCGGGCCGTAATGGAGGGCGTGGACGCCGTGATCCACCCCGGAGGAATCGCCGGCGAGGACACCTACGGGCACATCCGGGACGTGAACGTGGACGGGACCTATGACGTGCTGAAGGCCGCGCGGCAGGCGGGGACGCGGCGGGTCGCCTTCGCCTCCAGCATCCACGCGGTCGGGCTGTACCCGCGCACCGATCTCATCGGGCCGGAGGTGCCCGTGCGCCCCGACACCTCCCACGGGGTGAGCAAGGTGTACGGCGAGGCGCTGGGGCGGATGTACGCGGAGAAGTACGGCGTGACCTTCGTGAGCGTCCGCATCTGCTCCTTCCGGCCCAGGCCGCGCGACACCCGGCACCTCAGCACGTGGCTCTCCCCGAGGGACGCCGCCCAACTCTTCGCCCGCGCCGTGACCGCGCCCCCCGAGGTTTTGCCGCACGGCTTCCGCAGCGTCGCGGGCATCAGCGGAAATGCCCGGCGCTGGATGACCCCGGAGAGCTGGGACGCGCTGGGCTACGTGCCCCAGGACGATGCCGAGAGCCACGCCGCCGAGGTCGAGAGCCTGCGCGGGGACCCCGACGACCTCACCGAGCAGCGGCAGGGCGGGGTCTTCGTCTCGCCGAACTATCGGGGACGGACGGGGTAGGCTCCCCCATGAGAC
This window of the Deinococcus sp. YIM 134068 genome carries:
- a CDS encoding phosphodiester glycosidase family protein; protein product: MRSLRPRALLAAALLSALTACSGAGGLAVERVEAGGRLYTVAVVDLRRDTLRLHWKDPATGEPYRTLRAVRERMGRTGQNVGFATNSGIYAPGPRPLGLHVENGRTLVNVNNARSGGNFALLPNGVFWVKGERAGVTETQAYRRLNVAPTYATQSGPLLVQGGRLHPAFNRGGTSFKVRSGVGVCRDGQVRFVVSAGPVNFYTFAVFFRDTLGCPDALYLDGSISAYATPGTDTQFADFAGIWTVSR
- a CDS encoding DUF937 domain-containing protein, with protein sequence MNVTELLQTYFGPADAERLGRAAGLSGAEAERALREGLPRQLAALADHARTPGGREQLTEAMESLPAFGGVGAALGEPGGADTLQQAGGLLGPALLGERAGTIAREVAGTSSPAAIQNLLDMALPLLLSFLRQRGVGAGDLGNLTAGAGKAPIETIVVTSQPTIVPPTITPPEVTPPTVTPGPTPATGATTGAAAGLTAPALVEVLRSQLGGTTATRLGTLAGFSGASATRATQAALPVILGGLVQRGRTEAGAGTFLDRTRDFERLAEPNGELNPHLLDDPARVAQIEGQGRGLLGTLFGDADRVRGRLGSAIGGSGENTGRLLALLTPLVLGLVVGRARSAGLNASGFSSLLGNLEGQLPGLLPAGMSSLAPLLRADAPTVTIPTTATPAGERLVARTAPGTTPVQAAPTPPPPTSDGRRRVGWWWVPLLLLLLGGCYLLTQRPSTPTVAGTGTGAGGEAGGLTVTTPAAGASVPAAAFTMTGQGTPGDTLSIRSDGQEVATTQVGDDGTWQATVPAPAPGEQTYEVRGGNGATSGEVNVNVGAEGSGTNAGGAGGEGAAVGDTTGGTASGGTDAGTASGASASDDYTISDPTSGATLPAGGFTLRGTGVPGQIVQVLEDDTSLGSVPVGTDGTWSLAVPSPGEGPHAYTLYGAGTPELARVEVTVQAFNAADSTVACTRDYTLSIGDGQTVTQPFRFGGEGQGQGYQVTIRRGSRVVGTRTIRLDPSCGWSYQSRPGVGRVTYEVRPLNDPQAEPLSVVNLTVRP
- a CDS encoding NAD-dependent epimerase/dehydratase family protein; this translates as MRDFLPDDSTVLRLIDVRDLGDARPGEELVTADLTSSTEMRAVMEGVDAVIHPGGIAGEDTYGHIRDVNVDGTYDVLKAARQAGTRRVAFASSIHAVGLYPRTDLIGPEVPVRPDTSHGVSKVYGEALGRMYAEKYGVTFVSVRICSFRPRPRDTRHLSTWLSPRDAAQLFARAVTAPPEVLPHGFRSVAGISGNARRWMTPESWDALGYVPQDDAESHAAEVESLRGDPDDLTEQRQGGVFVSPNYRGRTG